The DNA sequence TGGCGGCCGATCTGGAACATATGGGGCATGAAGTCTTGGTTGTGCGCTCAGACGACGTGACGACCGAGCAAATTCGAGCGTTGAATCCAAACGGTCTCATTCTTTCGCCGGGTCCGAAGCGGCCACAGGATGCAGCAGTCTGTCACAAGGTGTTAGCCGAATTTCAGGGATTAATTCCCATCCTGGGGGTTTGTCTGGGTCACCAGGTGATTGGGCAGGCCTTCGGGGGATGTGTGGAAAAAGGCCAGCGGCCGATGCATGGCAAACTGTCTTTCCTTACCCATGACGGAACCGGTCTGTTTCAGGGACTGCCGCCCCGCTTTCAAGTAACCCGGTACCATTCTCTGGTGGTTACAGAGAAAAATCTCCCTCCTCAGCTTCAGGTCACAGCCCGCAGTGAAGACGACGTGATCATGGCACTCAAGCATGCAACGCTGCCGATTTACGGCGTTCAGTTTCATCCCGAAGCCGTCCTGACAGAGTACGGAACTCAACTTCTTGCCAATTTCTGTCAAATCTGCCTCCAGGAGAAGCCAGACCATGCAGCTCATTAACACACTAGACCACGATGTGGAGATTGCTTCAATTTTTGATCTGATTCACGAAGAAACAGATGCCGTTTTTCTGGATTCGTCCAAGACCGGCAAGCTGGCCGCTATTCGTTGATCGGTCGAAAGCCTTACTTGAAACTGGAGCAGGCGGATGGATTCCGTGTGAACGGAGTTCTTCAGGAGGAATCCTTTGAAGATTTTCTGTGCCGCTATCTGAAGGACCACTATGAAGCAACCCCTGCCGGACTTCCCCTGGCATCGGGAGCGATCGGCTATTTCTCCTATGATTACGGCAGAAAAAAACAGGGCATCGCCTCTTCCATGGATCAGGAGCTTGCGATTCCCGATGCTCTGCTGGTTTTTTACCATCAGTTCATCAT is a window from the Clostridiaceae bacterium HFYG-1003 genome containing:
- a CDS encoding aminodeoxychorismate/anthranilate synthase component II, with translation MFYLIDNYDSFVYNLAADLEHMGHEVLVVRSDDVTTEQIRALNPNGLILSPGPKRPQDAAVCHKVLAEFQGLIPILGVCLGHQVIGQAFGGCVEKGQRPMHGKLSFLTHDGTGLFQGLPPRFQVTRYHSLVVTEKNLPPQLQVTARSEDDVIMALKHATLPIYGVQFHPEAVLTEYGTQLLANFCQICLQEKPDHAAH